Proteins encoded within one genomic window of Mya arenaria isolate MELC-2E11 chromosome 13, ASM2691426v1:
- the LOC128215355 gene encoding uncharacterized protein LOC128215355: MEKKKVSFNIQTAECGWCSDSHPNVSEGSATNGLNATWTRDAVVFCKTCGTFICATCQRTHRRLVVMKQHHVVNRDHVVNDVHVNGKFKNGVRGGILTLNAAQVEDEVDQYEKERLNFLKEFASNVLDDKRVHSVEDIYLEEKSDKEDLEPTYNFTEMCPIHNDEYIKHFCEHHKQLCCDVCKIRDHGFCTMKIKFIPEVVDDGENNKTPFKTIDAQIRNFKEHDKRLQGDLKELKKSREYFLHDLKEKKRELLLWINQMEVRAIKRLEAVYERCKSEIDRKRKQTRKACEELRAELYFLKEILKNSMNDSIYKFVKIKQAEIKTEKLKKMKETRQFTTSRFRLGVNDDIEKTQQLADQLYEIKIEKKGEVKYNIRLKEDKYMPNITGCSFMPSGDLALSDRSNAKVKVFDSQFKLMSQLVLPEGVYDLTSISENALAVTSLLKGVINIVEVKPEPSVMKTIKTGNGSCWGVNHHDGIFVVNISVKDNSYIRAVDLDSTVIFQVESKRTFYNEISPSVDGSELVILVATSFTEGQETGEMSVIDEYRDARRSDIVVREYNFLKNLHTRGVTSDGHGNAVICCRDVDQVYTVAKDGSAVELLLSEMDGLKAPQAICYNADRSKLVVTSDNSEFIQMFEFE, encoded by the coding sequence ATGGAGAAAAAGAAAGTGTCATTCAACATACAGACTGCGGAATGTGGATGGTGCTCCGATTCTCACCCAAACGTTTCTGAGGGCAGTGCCACAAATGGTCTAAACGCAACATGGACACGGGATGCTGTTGTTTTCTGCAAAACATGTGGCACCTTTATCTGCGCGACGTGCCAACGTACTCACAGGAGACTCGTGGTAATGAAACAGCACCACGTGGTCAACCGAGATCACGTGGTTAACGATGTACATGTAAATGGAAAGTTCAAAAATGGTGTACGTGGAGGTATTTTGACTTTGAACGCAGCACAGGTTGAGGATGAAGTGGATCAGTATGAAAAAGAAAGATTAAACTTCTTAAAAGAGTTTGCTAGTAATGTTTTAGATGATAAAAGGGTTCACAGTGTCGAGGATATATATCTTGAAGAGAAAAGTGATAAAGAGGATTTAGAACCAACATATAATTTCACAGAGATGTGTCCAATCCACAATGAtgaatatatcaaacatttttgtgAACACCACAAGCAGCTATGCTGTGATGTCTGTAAGATAAGAGACCATGGTTTTTGCaccatgaaaataaaattcattcctGAAGTAGTTGATGATGgtgaaaacaacaaaacaccTTTCAAGACTATAGATGCACAAATAAGAAACTTTAAAGAGCATGATAAAAGATTACAAGGTGACCTGAAGGAGCTAAAGAAATCTCGAGAATATTTTCTACATGATCTGAAAGAAAAGAAACGGGAATTGTTACTCTGGATCAATCAGATGGAAGTTCGAGCAATAAAGCGTCTGGAAGCTGTTTATGAGCGGTGTAAGTCAGAGATTGATAGGAAAAGAAAACAGACCAGAAAAGCTTGCGAAGAACTCAGAGCTGAGTTGTATTTTCTAAAAGAAATTCTGAAAAACTCAATGAATGATAGTATTTACAAGTTTGTCAAGATCAAGCAAGCAGAAATTAAAACAGAAAAGTTGaagaaaatgaaagaaacaaGGCAGTTCACAACTAGCAGATTCAGACTCGGGGTTAATGATGATATTGAAAAGACTCAGCAGTTGGCAGATCAGTTGTATGAAATAAAGATTGAAAAGAAAGGCGAAGTGAAGTACAACATAAGGTTGAAGGAAGACAAATATATGCCAAACATAACTGGATGTTCTTTCATGCCGTCGGGAGATTTGGCACTTTCAGACCGCAGTAATGCAAAGGTCAAGGTATTTGATTCCCAATTCAAGTTAATGTCTCAGTTAGTTCTACCAGAAGGGGTCTATGACTTGACCAGCATTAGTGAAAATGCTCTTGCCGTGACTAGTCTATTGAAGGGAGTTATAAACATCGTTGAAGTCAAACCTGAACCATCTGTTATGAAGACAATAAAGACTGGAAATGGATCATGCTGGGGAGTGAATCATCATGATGGAATATTTGTTGTCAACATTTCGGTAAAGGACAATTCGTACATTCGAGCAGTGGACCTTGACTCAACCGTCATCTTTCAAGTAGAGTCCAAGCGAACCTTCTACAATGAAATTTCTCCGAGCGTTGATGGAAGCGAGCTTGTTATTCTTGTAGCAACGTCTTTCACTGAAGGCCAGGAGACCGGTGAAATGTCGGTTATTGACGAATACCGGGACGCGCGTCGGAGCGACATAGTGGTGCGTGAGTACAACTTCCTGAAGAACCTTCACACGCGCGGTGTGACGTCAGACGGTCATGGAAACGCTGTCATCTGTTGCAGGGACGTAGATCAAGTGTATACAGTGGCAAAGGATGGCAGTGCCGTTGAACTTTTGCTATCAGAAATGGATGGTCTGAAGGCGCCACAAGCCATCTGTTACAATGCAGACAGGAGCAAGCTTGTAGTTACGTCAGATAACTCGGAATTTATACAGATGTTTGAGTTTGAATAG
- the LOC128215354 gene encoding uncharacterized protein LOC128215354 — protein MALTLFALVSLAVATFATTEVNHLIQTDGQGQVVHMDVIHDEDAKTVMAIVGDVSQYANGIQTVNFHDYNTGYGVLKNINKQICLLTQPLVPMQPTWKYKMGITNEVHYHTMKINPTKMTNDEVLTLAGPNIATFCHDYGTYYAVATSVASAKRDAVDAAGPEQMQRAWCVFSSCIVDSQVYGQLSA, from the exons ATGGCTTTGACACTTTTTGCATTGGTTTCACTCGCTGTGGCGACTTTCGCAACAACAGAG GTAAACCACTTGATACAGACGGACGGCCAGGGCCAAGTTGTGCATATGGACGTGATCCATGACGAAGACGCCAAAACCGTCATGGCAATCGTTGGAGACGTATCCCAGTACGCGAACGGGATACAGACCGTCAACTTCCACGACTACAACACG GGCTACGGTGTTCTGAAAAATATCAACAAGCAAATCTGCCTTCTGACGCAGCCGTTGGTTCCGATGCAGCCGACGTGGAAATACAAAATG GGTATAACAAATGAAGTTCATTACCACACCATGAAAATTAATCcaacaaaaatgacaaatgatGAAGTCTTGACCCTTGCTGGACCAAACATAGCAACATTCTGCCACGATTATGGAACGTACTATGCGGTAGCCACATCAGTCGCTAGCGCAAAGAGAG ATGCTGTAGATGCTGCAGGTCCTGAACAAATGCAGC GTGCTTGGTGCGTTTTCTCATCGTGTATCGTCGATTCGCAGGTGTACGGACAATTGTCAGCTTAG
- the LOC128213139 gene encoding uncharacterized protein LOC128213139 — translation MAANNFHPVNIPKPETNLIWSDRSLNLIDLLKEIQLPAVVKMNADEKSVAAGGGGGGLRKDASAMLKQPMLLFQESKGFKVVARNVSSLVAVKTSRDGVQYKEGGSVIVLPVDYPGWFRILEEDTVPILNMATLARVMPASFLSTRRIPGFSLLDPLNRKDIMYEKLEFPPGVFTLHSVFEDYVKYTGEKNAVKRKLLRCVVCVTSDGLDVLVPFDVQGEFYVVEHKKPMSKSVKADKNSCAYTLKQLVAMGVFTRPLVLKLLIGEPPSKPCGFTGVMKVFDIIKDWTVIAQTLDGKRKLLELPVLPFPEFIPSTNGKDLLESGTLRAELSHLRSGAADKYAKEVKVRTSFNLKGQEQSSENDDKTKQLAPLTDKKALPMFDRKL, via the exons ATGGCGGCGAATAACTTTCATCCCGTTAACATTCCAAAACCTGAAACAAACTTAATCTGGTCAGATCGTTCACTCAACCTCATCGACCTTCTAAAGGAGATACAACTTCCGGCCGTGGTCAAAATGAACGCAGACGAGAAGTCTGTCGCAGCCGGCGGCGGCGGTGGTGGTCTCCGGAAGGACGCCAGCGCCATGTTAAAACAGCCGATGCTGCTGTTTCAAGAGTCCAAAGGTTTCAAGGTGGTGGCCCGCAACGTCTCTAGTCTCGTTGCAGTAAAGACGTCACGTGATGGCGTCCAGTACAAAGAGGGCGGCTCAGTGATTGTACTTCCGGTCGACTACCCAG GTTGGTTCCGTATTCTGGAGGAGGACACAGTCCCTATTCTCAACATGGCCACCCTGGCGCGCGTCATGCCCGCCTCCTTTCTGTCCACCCGCCGAATCCCCGGATTCTCGCTCCTCGACCCACTGAACCGGAAGGACATAATGTACGAGAAACTCGAGTTTCCGCCCGGAGTTTTCACGCTTCATAGCGTTTTTGAGGACTATGTGAAATATACTGGCGAAAAGAACGCTGTAAAACGGAAGTTGTTGAGGTGTGTAGTCTGCGTCACAAGTGACGGTTTGGACGTTCTTGTTCCGTTTGACGTTCAAGGAGAGTTTTATGTTGTAGAGCATAAGAAACCAATGAGTAAAAGCGTCAAAGCGGACAAAAACTCCTGCGCGTACACATTGAAACAGCTGGTAGCGATGGGAGTATTTACTAGACCACTAGTTCTGAAGTTGTTAATAGGAGAGCCGCCATCAAAACCATGTGGATTTACTGGCGTCATGAAGGTGTTTGACATCATCAAAGATTGGACCGTTATCGCTCAAACACTTGACGGGAAACGGAAATTACTAGAACTTCCGGTTTTACCCTTCCCAGAATTCATTCCGTCCACAAACGGAAAAGATCTACTAGAATCTGGTACCCTGCGAGCTGAACTGTCTCATCTGCGAAGCGGGGCAGCTGACAAATACGCAAAAGAGGTTAAAGTTCGGACAAGTTTTAACCTAAAGGGACAGGAACAGTCGAgcgaaaatgatgacaaaacaaaacaactcgCTCCATTGACAGATAAAAAAGCTTTGCCAATGTTTGATCGCAAACTGTAA